A stretch of the Glandiceps talaboti chromosome 23, keGlaTala1.1, whole genome shotgun sequence genome encodes the following:
- the LOC144453023 gene encoding PIH1 domain-containing protein 1-like, whose protein sequence is MAASDNSLLGTELGDEETEALYQKLLLQASELQGLNPEQAPAFNTVAPEPGFCLKTKNGDGEKVFINICQSPQIPAPQEVSEAQLTVLLDADHSDYRIPMSIGEPHAELDKGGKGCTAYDVVINPSFLDKINDNMMFQGFFLTVCLQGLEHKYDMSLDRNYVILKNRKFLGTPPDHFIRTKSKPRIQEVDTDGADTPEEKSKKLLITEIEDSKENNANKGPEPEYLILREPPEGHPEFLVAEIQLPKVKSCKTLTLDLGEDRILLHAHPNNYHLDIYLPYDVNQEESGAQFNKHTKVLTLTLPVQPI, encoded by the exons ATGGCGGCCTCCGACAACAGTTTGTTGGGGACGGAGCTTGGAGACGAAGAAACCGAGGCATTATATCAAAAGCTACTCCTTCAG GCTAGTGAACTGCAGGGTTTAAATCCAGAGCAAGCACCAGCATTCAATACAGTGGCCCCAGAACCTGGATTTTGCTTGAAAACTAAAAATGGCGATGGAGAAAAAGTGTTCATTAATATCTGTCAATCACCACAG ATCCCAGCACCACAAGAGGTTTCAGAAGCACAGCTAACAGTACTATTAGATGCAGACCACAGTGACTATCGTATACCTATGAGTATTGGTGAACCTCATGCTGAACTTGACAAAg GTGGTAAAGGGTGTACTGCATATGACGTAGTTATCAATCCATCATTTTTAGACAAAATTAACGACAATATGATGTTCCAGGGATTCTTCCTCACAGTTTGTCTACAAGGATTAGAACATAAATATGACATGTCATTAGATAGAA attatgtaattttaaaaaatagaaaatttcTCGGTACTCCGCCTGATCATTTTATCCGCACCAAGTCGAAACCTAGAATACAGGAAGTAGACACTGATGGAGCTGATACGCCCGAGGAAAAATCCAAAAAATTGTTGATTACGGAAATTGAAGattcaaaagaaaacaatgcAAATAAAGGTCCTGAACCGGAATATCTTATATTAAGGGAACCACCAGAGGGTCATCCGGAATTCTTGGTTGCTGAAATCCAACTTCCAAAAGTg AAATCTTGTAAAACGTTGACACTAGATTTAGGAGAAGacagaatattacttcatgccCATCCCAATAATTATCACTTGGATATTTATCTACCCTATGATGTTAATCAAGAGGAAAGTGGTGCACAGttcaacaaacatacaaag GTGCTGACCTTGACATTACCAGTCCAACCCATATAG